The following proteins are encoded in a genomic region of Sorangiineae bacterium MSr12523:
- the aqpZ gene encoding aquaporin Z produces MQKKYVAEAIGTFVLVFGGCGTAVLDAKNVGVLGVSIAFGLTLLTMAYAIGPISGCHINPAVTVGLIVAGRHDKKDLTGYVVAQILGGIVAAGVLYAIANGHDFGYDLKEGLAANGYGDHSPGGYGLLAGLLAEIVLTALLLFVVLGTTDKRAAVGFAGLPIGLALTLIHLVGIPITNTSVNPARSIGPALFVRGWALEQLWLFIVAPIVGAIFGALTYRAIEEAQPKPKAAPAE; encoded by the coding sequence ATGCAGAAAAAATACGTGGCTGAGGCCATAGGAACATTCGTCCTCGTTTTCGGAGGCTGCGGGACCGCTGTACTCGACGCGAAGAACGTCGGTGTTCTCGGCGTCTCAATCGCGTTCGGTCTGACGCTCCTCACGATGGCCTACGCCATCGGGCCGATCTCGGGTTGCCACATCAACCCCGCCGTCACGGTGGGGCTGATCGTGGCGGGCCGGCACGACAAAAAAGATCTCACGGGCTACGTGGTGGCGCAGATCCTGGGCGGCATCGTCGCCGCGGGCGTGCTCTACGCGATCGCGAACGGCCACGATTTTGGCTACGATCTGAAAGAGGGCCTCGCGGCCAATGGCTACGGCGATCATTCGCCGGGTGGCTATGGGTTGCTGGCAGGCCTGCTCGCCGAGATCGTGCTCACCGCGCTCCTTCTCTTCGTCGTACTCGGCACGACCGACAAACGCGCCGCCGTCGGCTTTGCCGGCCTTCCGATCGGACTTGCGCTAACGCTGATTCACCTGGTCGGCATACCGATCACGAATACCTCCGTCAATCCAGCGCGATCCATCGGTCCGGCGCTGTTCGTTCGCGGCTGGGCGCTCGAGCAACTGTGGCTTTTCATCGTCGCCCCCATCGTCGGGGCCATCTTTGGCGCACTGACTTATCGCGCGATCGAAGAAGCACAGCCGAAACCCAAAGCCGCGCCAGCGGAATGA
- a CDS encoding diguanylate cyclase, translated as MLSPIIQRADAERILSSDDATHSRVQLSVPPVGAVLVVDDDDAARWLVVRALARSGIQTFEAVDGKEAVEHVLAKPELIDAIILDVMMPGLNGFDVIRHIKRIPAAATTPIILVTASATEEDDIVRGVEYGAIDYIMKPVSTAVLTAKVRAACERSRAERRLRYDLRFAELHAMIDPLTGLFNRRHFEARIREASAYSKRHDQPFSIVMVDLDHFKSVNDTYGHETGDHVLTQFAAAVRSVLRGEDVAFRYGGEEFVLLLRACDAERAADVAERLQKKLRQRPYLFRDGTSRVITFSAGVAAALPSEGYGSAELVSRADAALYRAKAAGRDRIAYW; from the coding sequence ATGCTTTCACCCATCATCCAACGAGCGGACGCCGAGCGCATCCTCTCGAGCGACGACGCAACCCACAGCCGCGTTCAACTGTCGGTGCCTCCCGTAGGTGCCGTACTCGTCGTCGATGACGACGACGCTGCGCGTTGGCTTGTCGTTCGTGCGCTCGCGCGTAGCGGCATTCAAACCTTCGAGGCCGTCGATGGTAAGGAGGCTGTCGAGCATGTTCTGGCCAAACCAGAGCTGATCGACGCCATCATCCTCGACGTCATGATGCCGGGGCTCAATGGCTTCGACGTCATTCGCCACATCAAACGAATTCCCGCGGCGGCCACGACGCCCATCATCCTGGTCACGGCGAGTGCGACCGAGGAAGATGACATCGTGCGTGGTGTGGAATACGGGGCGATCGACTACATCATGAAGCCGGTCTCCACCGCGGTGCTCACCGCGAAGGTGCGCGCGGCCTGCGAGCGCTCACGGGCCGAACGGCGCCTGCGCTACGATCTGCGCTTCGCCGAGCTTCATGCGATGATCGATCCGTTGACGGGTCTGTTCAATCGACGGCACTTCGAGGCGCGCATCCGCGAAGCGTCGGCGTATTCGAAGCGGCATGATCAGCCGTTCTCGATTGTCATGGTCGACCTGGATCATTTCAAATCGGTCAACGATACCTATGGGCACGAGACAGGCGATCATGTGCTCACGCAGTTCGCAGCCGCCGTGCGCTCCGTGCTGCGCGGCGAGGATGTGGCTTTTCGCTACGGTGGCGAGGAGTTCGTGCTCTTGCTGCGCGCGTGCGATGCGGAGCGCGCCGCCGACGTGGCCGAGCGTCTGCAAAAGAAGCTTCGTCAGCGGCCGTACCTGTTTCGAGATGGCACCTCGCGCGTCATCACGTTCAGCGCGGGTGTGGCAGCCGCGCTCCCGAGCGAAGGCTATGGAAGCGCCGAACTCGTGAGCCGCGCGGATGCGGCCCTTTACCGCGCCAAAGCCGCGGGCCGGGACCGCATCGCCTACTGGTGA
- a CDS encoding phospholipase — MKESTVAGLKVRWTGGDDGHGGGQGPLVILLHGYGAPGDDLVPLAREIPAPPGTRFAFPEAPKSLGPQFDEGRAWWDIDIMSYQLAVLAGRTQELTELVPDGLTDVRVRVTELLTGLSSANDAPVVFGGFSQGAMLALDVALHCDVPLAGLALLSGTIIARGEWMPRLESRRGLRVVQSHGTQDPILPYEVAEELREVLRAAGLDVAWVPFRGGHGIPPGALTAFGSLLSRH; from the coding sequence ATGAAAGAGAGCACTGTAGCAGGACTCAAGGTTCGGTGGACCGGCGGCGACGACGGCCACGGCGGCGGGCAGGGCCCGCTGGTGATCCTGCTGCACGGCTACGGTGCGCCCGGCGACGATCTCGTGCCCCTCGCGCGGGAAATCCCCGCACCGCCGGGGACGCGTTTCGCCTTTCCCGAGGCGCCCAAGTCGCTCGGTCCGCAGTTCGACGAAGGGCGCGCATGGTGGGACATCGACATCATGTCCTACCAACTCGCCGTCCTCGCGGGCCGCACCCAGGAGCTCACCGAGCTCGTTCCCGACGGCCTCACCGACGTGCGCGTCCGCGTGACCGAGTTGCTCACCGGGCTGTCGAGCGCGAACGACGCACCCGTGGTGTTCGGCGGATTCTCCCAAGGCGCGATGTTGGCCCTCGACGTGGCGCTCCACTGCGACGTCCCGCTGGCGGGCCTCGCGCTGCTTTCGGGCACCATCATTGCGCGCGGGGAGTGGATGCCGCGCCTTGAATCACGCCGCGGGCTGCGCGTCGTTCAGAGCCACGGCACGCAAGATCCGATTTTGCCCTACGAGGTGGCCGAGGAGCTTCGCGAGGTGCTGCGGGCCGCGGGGCTCGACGTCGCATGGGTGCCCTTCCGCGGAGGTCACGGCATCCCGCCCGGAGCGCTCACCGCGTTCGGCTCACTTCTCAGTCGCCATTAG
- a CDS encoding OmpA family protein: MRLRSLASTVSSFALLLTGLAYSTPAAAQAKGFALDRFDPSERGSEWFVLDTLDMRGKVRPAFGVVGDWGYKPLAVYDKANDDKEIGSIVENQFFVHVGGSLALAERIRLGVNLPIAAYQNGDRITSNGRTFTPPESALGDLRLSADLRLFGRYGGPITAALGASVYLPTGDQENYTSDGKIRVQPHVNVAGDIGLFAYAVKAGFNYRPLDDEFVQGKRLGSELFGAVSAGLRLANKKLLIGPELYGSTVVTDEKSFFKKRTTPAEVMLGLHYTAGDFRFGAGVGTGVFAGSRGWGSPQVRGLLNIEWMPAYTEDSDGDGVPDSEDACPTQPGVKTNDPKTNGCPPVVAPADRDGDGIVDSEDACPDVPGVKTNDPKTNGCPADKDGDGVYDRDDACIDVPGVKTNDPKTNGCPPDKDGDGVYDKDDACVDVPGVKTSDPKTNGCPPDRDKDGIVDNLDACPDQPGPSDPDPKKNGCPAARIEAGQIKIIQQVKFKTNSATIVESDAILNAVLAILKEHAEIKKIRVEGHSDNTGKAAYNKTLSQKRAASVAKWLTDHGIDKKRVIAKGWGQEKPIDTNNTEEGRANNRRVEFHIEETPEAPAKAEKAPKAPKKKK; encoded by the coding sequence ATGCGACTACGTTCCCTTGCTTCCACTGTTTCGTCGTTCGCGCTGCTGTTAACAGGTCTCGCCTACTCCACGCCCGCTGCCGCCCAGGCCAAAGGCTTCGCACTCGATCGGTTCGACCCGTCGGAGCGCGGCAGCGAATGGTTCGTCCTCGACACCCTCGACATGAGGGGGAAGGTCCGACCGGCCTTCGGCGTCGTGGGGGACTGGGGGTACAAGCCCCTGGCGGTGTACGACAAGGCCAATGACGACAAGGAGATCGGTTCCATCGTCGAGAACCAGTTCTTCGTGCACGTCGGAGGATCACTCGCCTTGGCCGAGCGCATTCGTCTTGGCGTCAATCTACCCATCGCCGCCTACCAAAATGGCGACAGGATCACGTCGAACGGACGCACGTTCACCCCGCCGGAGTCGGCCCTGGGCGATCTGCGCCTCAGCGCCGACCTGCGACTTTTCGGGCGCTACGGCGGGCCGATCACGGCAGCCCTCGGTGCCTCCGTGTACCTGCCTACGGGTGATCAGGAGAACTACACGAGCGACGGAAAGATCCGTGTGCAGCCGCACGTCAACGTGGCTGGCGACATCGGCCTCTTCGCGTACGCCGTGAAGGCCGGCTTCAACTACCGCCCGCTCGATGACGAGTTCGTGCAGGGAAAGAGGCTCGGAAGCGAGCTTTTCGGCGCGGTGTCGGCCGGTCTTCGATTGGCCAACAAGAAGCTCCTCATCGGTCCCGAGCTCTATGGCAGCACGGTGGTCACCGACGAGAAGTCGTTCTTCAAGAAGCGGACGACGCCCGCGGAGGTCATGCTCGGCCTGCACTACACGGCCGGTGACTTCCGATTCGGCGCCGGCGTCGGCACCGGCGTGTTCGCCGGCTCGCGCGGGTGGGGCTCTCCGCAGGTTCGCGGGTTGCTGAACATCGAGTGGATGCCCGCCTACACCGAAGACTCCGACGGAGATGGTGTGCCGGACAGCGAGGATGCGTGTCCGACGCAGCCCGGCGTGAAGACGAACGATCCCAAGACCAACGGCTGCCCGCCCGTGGTTGCCCCGGCCGATCGCGACGGCGATGGCATCGTGGACAGTGAGGACGCATGCCCTGACGTCCCCGGCGTGAAGACGAACGATCCCAAGACCAACGGCTGCCCGGCCGACAAGGACGGCGACGGTGTCTACGATCGGGACGACGCCTGCATCGACGTACCTGGCGTGAAGACGAACGATCCCAAGACCAACGGTTGCCCGCCCGACAAGGACGGCGACGGCGTCTACGACAAGGATGACGCGTGCGTCGACGTGCCCGGCGTGAAGACCAGCGATCCCAAGACCAACGGCTGCCCGCCCGATCGTGACAAGGACGGCATCGTCGACAACTTGGACGCGTGCCCGGATCAACCCGGCCCCTCGGATCCCGATCCGAAGAAGAACGGTTGCCCCGCCGCGCGCATCGAAGCGGGTCAGATCAAGATCATCCAGCAGGTGAAGTTCAAGACGAACAGCGCGACGATCGTCGAAAGCGACGCCATTCTGAACGCGGTCTTGGCCATCCTGAAGGAGCACGCGGAGATCAAGAAGATCCGCGTGGAAGGCCACTCCGACAACACCGGCAAGGCTGCCTACAACAAGACCCTGAGTCAGAAGCGCGCGGCCTCGGTAGCCAAATGGCTCACCGATCACGGCATCGA
- a CDS encoding VWA domain-containing protein, translating to MPVPQWLRRGSSFAKNTFGRSTRARRGLAACAVVLAAGGLVLFRAPHGVGAAPSIPRIVPPVLTETELPKLPVSTPTGSNSATFSGPGAHGSIALSHSKALADARQTLYGELLVRADKEDRKGVHAPLSMAVVLDTSGSMSGDKIEQAKESVIKLIRQMDDADELAVVRYSDEASTVVPLGRVSEVRATAIARVKNLDADGGTAIPRGLSLGLSQVGSRSSERVRRIILVSDGLDSTRAQAERLAANSFERGIVVSSLGIGLDFDEGYMSSVASRGHGNFGFVKDAPALATFLKRELDETAKTVVENATVRVTLPQGVTFQRASGADARTLGHGEIELKLGSLFAGDERRVVLEMESNGAEASDAMKFLTHAAWDRVGGEHADVDVAPLTVVATNDPAEVEKGRDPTVLASAASVTASRRQMEAAEAYNRGDVRKAEALVDESIVHLQAAATAAPAPVAAALAGQVDSYARAKKGFQSFAPSSIEAKELSKSVVQDEARNMARKAH from the coding sequence ATGCCTGTGCCCCAGTGGTTACGGAGAGGGTCGTCTTTTGCCAAAAATACGTTCGGGCGCTCGACGCGAGCCCGCCGCGGATTGGCCGCGTGCGCGGTCGTGCTTGCCGCCGGCGGTTTGGTGCTCTTCCGCGCGCCCCATGGTGTGGGTGCGGCCCCCAGCATCCCCCGAATCGTCCCGCCGGTCCTGACGGAGACGGAGCTTCCGAAGCTGCCCGTCTCCACCCCGACGGGTAGCAACTCGGCCACCTTTTCGGGGCCGGGTGCGCATGGATCCATTGCCCTGAGCCATTCGAAGGCGCTCGCGGATGCGCGCCAGACGCTGTACGGCGAGCTGCTGGTCCGCGCCGACAAGGAGGATCGAAAGGGCGTGCACGCGCCGCTGTCGATGGCCGTGGTGCTCGATACCTCGGGTTCGATGAGCGGCGACAAGATCGAGCAGGCGAAGGAGTCGGTCATCAAGTTGATCCGCCAGATGGACGACGCCGACGAGCTCGCGGTCGTCCGCTACTCGGACGAAGCCTCGACGGTGGTGCCGCTCGGACGCGTGAGCGAGGTGCGCGCGACGGCCATCGCGCGGGTGAAGAACCTCGACGCGGACGGCGGCACGGCAATCCCGCGCGGCCTGTCGCTCGGCCTCAGCCAAGTGGGTTCGCGCTCGAGTGAACGCGTGCGGCGCATCATCCTGGTCAGCGACGGTCTCGATTCGACCCGTGCGCAAGCCGAACGGCTCGCGGCGAACAGCTTCGAACGCGGCATCGTCGTGTCGTCGTTGGGCATCGGTTTGGACTTCGACGAGGGCTACATGTCGAGCGTGGCCAGCCGCGGACACGGCAACTTTGGCTTCGTGAAAGACGCCCCCGCCCTCGCGACGTTCTTGAAGCGCGAGCTCGACGAAACCGCGAAGACCGTGGTGGAAAACGCCACCGTGCGCGTCACCCTTCCGCAGGGCGTCACGTTCCAGCGCGCCTCGGGCGCCGACGCACGCACGCTCGGCCATGGCGAAATCGAGCTCAAACTGGGTTCCCTTTTCGCGGGCGACGAGCGCCGCGTCGTGCTCGAAATGGAGAGCAATGGGGCAGAGGCGAGCGATGCGATGAAGTTCCTCACGCATGCAGCTTGGGATCGCGTCGGTGGCGAACACGCCGACGTCGACGTGGCGCCGCTCACCGTCGTGGCCACGAACGACCCCGCCGAGGTGGAAAAAGGGCGCGATCCCACGGTGCTTGCGAGCGCAGCCAGCGTGACGGCCTCGCGCCGTCAGATGGAGGCCGCCGAGGCGTACAACCGCGGCGACGTGCGCAAGGCCGAGGCGCTGGTGGACGAGAGCATCGTCCACCTGCAAGCGGCGGCCACCGCGGCCCCGGCCCCTGTTGCTGCCGCGCTGGCGGGCCAGGTGGACTCGTACGCGCGCGCCAAGAAGGGATTCCAAAGCTTTGCGCCGTCCAGCATCGAGGCCAAAGAGCTGTCCAAGAGCGTCGTGCAAGACGAGGCCCGCAACATGGCACGAAAGGCTCATTGA
- the pepQ gene encoding Xaa-Pro dipeptidase, whose protein sequence is MDSTSLTSLYREHIEDLSRRYGKALTAAGFDGIVIHSGTLQLKSLVDDQYWPLRPTPHFQHWVPVCEPDCAIVLQVGKAPVFIWTRSTTMWEIAPRPETDHFTHVIKIVEPEGADGVKALLPTSGKIAFVGDDRARAAAWGFDAERTNPKKLVDALDELRTIKTDYEIACVGEANRRAAVGHRAVFQAFRSSDRSELDLHLLYLAATGQDDPETPYKNIVALGPHAAVLHHIAYDKWAVSRNVESLLLDAGASYQGYCSDITRTWVKGTGATSSAYRGLIEGVEAMQKRLCDAVKLGTGYEALHEESHQQVAAILRDVGIGRGSVDALVSKGITRTFYPHGLGHSLGLQVHDVGCATTKPKPENPFLRNTSTIAERQVFTVEPGIYFIAALVEKLRQSPDASLVDFRLVDELAPLGGVRIEDNVVVLSKDAKAPVLNLTREHLPLGGGYAEALS, encoded by the coding sequence GTGGACTCCACCTCCCTGACCAGCCTCTATCGTGAACACATCGAAGACCTGAGCCGGCGCTACGGCAAAGCGCTGACGGCGGCGGGTTTCGACGGCATCGTCATTCACTCGGGAACGCTCCAGCTCAAAAGCCTGGTGGACGATCAGTATTGGCCTCTTCGCCCGACACCGCACTTCCAGCACTGGGTGCCCGTGTGCGAGCCGGATTGTGCCATCGTGCTGCAAGTCGGAAAGGCGCCGGTCTTCATTTGGACGCGCTCCACCACGATGTGGGAAATCGCGCCCCGGCCCGAGACGGATCACTTCACACACGTCATCAAGATCGTCGAGCCCGAAGGTGCGGACGGCGTCAAAGCGCTGCTGCCGACATCGGGCAAAATCGCCTTCGTCGGCGACGACCGCGCGCGCGCTGCGGCATGGGGCTTCGATGCGGAGCGAACCAACCCGAAGAAGCTCGTCGACGCGCTCGACGAACTCCGCACCATCAAGACCGACTACGAGATCGCATGCGTCGGAGAAGCGAACCGGCGCGCGGCCGTCGGCCATCGGGCCGTGTTTCAGGCTTTCCGAAGCTCGGATCGCTCGGAGCTCGATCTGCACTTGCTCTACTTGGCCGCCACCGGACAGGACGATCCGGAGACGCCGTACAAGAACATCGTCGCCCTCGGACCGCACGCCGCGGTGCTGCACCACATCGCGTATGACAAGTGGGCCGTCTCGCGCAACGTCGAGTCACTCTTGCTCGATGCGGGCGCAAGTTACCAGGGGTACTGCTCGGACATCACGCGCACCTGGGTGAAGGGCACCGGCGCCACGTCGTCGGCCTATCGCGGCCTCATCGAAGGCGTGGAGGCGATGCAGAAGCGACTCTGTGATGCCGTGAAGCTCGGCACGGGCTACGAGGCGTTGCACGAGGAATCGCATCAGCAGGTCGCGGCCATTCTGCGCGATGTCGGCATCGGGCGCGGCAGCGTCGACGCCCTCGTGTCGAAGGGCATCACGCGGACCTTCTATCCGCACGGCCTGGGGCACTCGCTCGGGCTGCAAGTTCACGACGTGGGTTGCGCCACGACGAAGCCGAAGCCGGAGAATCCGTTTTTGCGGAATACCTCGACCATCGCGGAACGTCAGGTCTTCACCGTGGAGCCGGGCATCTACTTCATCGCGGCCCTCGTGGAGAAGCTTCGCCAGAGCCCGGACGCGTCCCTCGTCGACTTCCGCCTCGTGGACGAATTGGCACCGCTCGGTGGTGTGCGCATCGAGGACAACGTCGTCGTCCTCAGCAAGGATGCCAAGGCCCCAGTGCTCAACCTCACCCGAGAACACCTTCCGCTTGGGGGGGGTTACGCGGAGGCGCTTTCGTAG
- a CDS encoding AgmX/PglI C-terminal domain-containing protein has product MSGRLPSLFLILAALSACGGSTPPPAPAEPAPQTGAGAPAAEPPPPAAASAAEAPKAEEPPAPSTEPSVAGTVTTGSDVPDECSKAALPYEEKVRPLLNKCYQEGKKKNPDLSGTVRVQVAINTTGKVTSVKPSGTSELGDSVVQCMVKAVRDTPFDGALCKSKTVIVSKTYGKK; this is encoded by the coding sequence ATGAGCGGCAGACTACCTTCTCTGTTCTTGATTCTTGCAGCTCTTTCGGCCTGCGGAGGGTCCACGCCACCACCGGCTCCTGCAGAACCGGCCCCGCAAACGGGAGCCGGGGCGCCCGCCGCCGAGCCCCCGCCGCCCGCTGCGGCTTCTGCGGCAGAAGCGCCCAAGGCGGAAGAGCCGCCCGCGCCTTCCACCGAACCGTCCGTGGCGGGAACCGTCACCACCGGCTCCGACGTGCCGGACGAGTGCAGCAAGGCGGCGCTTCCCTACGAGGAGAAAGTCCGTCCGCTGCTCAACAAGTGTTACCAAGAAGGCAAAAAGAAGAACCCGGACCTTTCCGGCACCGTGCGGGTGCAGGTAGCCATCAACACCACGGGCAAGGTCACATCCGTGAAGCCTTCCGGCACATCCGAATTGGGCGACAGCGTGGTGCAATGCATGGTGAAGGCGGTGCGTGACACCCCGTTCGACGGCGCGCTATGCAAGTCCAAGACGGTCATCGTCAGCAAGACGTACGGGAAAAAGTAG